One stretch of Eupeodes corollae chromosome 2, idEupCoro1.1, whole genome shotgun sequence DNA includes these proteins:
- the LOC129944957 gene encoding uncharacterized protein LOC129944957 codes for MNKVIAKRGRVKGCITLTATYASAIPISTTSETLEFRLEKLNEAWQEFITLQNELLDFIGTKDYVDRESEFAEYEAKYFETHALLTDAIRVKSKAHGSSEKGIAQGYHTPSEDSDMSMPYKSVKLPTITIEPFSGEYKDWPTFRDMFQGTVDSNRTITNTQKLHFLKSFLRGEAANLLKHIQCSENNYIEAWTRLEQRYDQKHLIVRSFIHSFLSLPSCNIANVQSLRKITNGADEAVRGLNALDTNTRDPWLIYLLLQKVDQDTKRAWAEEVGSRGDSTIHEFLEFLQTRCQCLEACSSFPNPTSTRAVRAHLVKSGPSCPKCQEGHLLSSCQAFKTLNIESRREFVRNKSLCFNCLRSGHASNNCRLTVRCHLCRSRHHSLLHSSQSQNSNQTSNQTSNFNSSRNSNQGSNAVSDSNHQSINSNSENPTPHSSNSLIANHSISFKPNHQVSTILPTAVARIRDNQGLYQIVRVLLDSGSQVSFITEQAAQRLGLPRKRLRIPVVGIASKSAGVTNGLVNLNIVSCYSSEMIDLSCYVLPTITSSLPPLSIDQIPQNLSSLNLADPNYCDPGPIDILIGADRVFNIIKGAAEIEKGGTLTSIPTIFGWVIAGHHSQHSPVRSGIQTFCTRLDHAQEFDLEKFWRLEEVSNEQPLSLEEQLAEENFVKSHTRLQDGRYEVQLPFKSTKLNFGDSFGTALARFHSIERKFNCNPNLKSEYTKFINEYISLGHMEEVPSNEILKSNNSSYYLPHHAIFKGDSSTTKIRVVFDASAKTRSSQSLNETLLVGPTIQRDIFSICLRSRRHAYLITGDIEKMYRQIRVSRNHTDFQRIVWRENPEEPLKHFRLLTVTYGTSAAPFLAVRVLQQLAAESSKTHPRASKTLLNDFYVDDVITGSDTIDDLISLRIELVELLKSAGFNLRKWTTNCWPLLISLPEDQRELSPVDFEESNSVKVLGLQWCPSRDIFSYKVKLNLVNSCTKRHILSDASKIFDPLGFLAPIVIGVKILLQELWRKQINWDEEVPDSLSQQWNNIRNELHIVENFAIPRIMLQNKNEWELHGFCDASLDAYAAVVYCRNIKPNNSISVTLVAAKSKVAPLKVLPLPRLELCGALLLVRLLNKIKISLQEPEVKTFAWTDSSIVLHWLAAPPKNWSVFIGNRTSEILTSLPIKSWNHVRSASNPADAATRGLLPSTLEKTTLWWEGPQWLSKTRDQWPSSSYNTADIDTQHLEERKVKPIAQVLHSNINSNHPFETIINNSSSWFKVVRVASYVFRFIENYFLPKEKQNLNPLFTEELFYAKIRIIKYVQSSLFYSDIHSLKTKNELSSKSRLLNLSPFIDSSGVLRVGGRLEHSNLTYSEKHPIILCKSHRVAKLIVDFTHKNHLHAGASLLFALIKQDFYILGCRNLARKVVRDCTQCIRQRKATSKQLMGNLPSERIRYARPFSRVGCDYAGPISLRLNRGRNPKFVKAYIALFVCFVTKAIHIELVGDLSSIAFLSALDRFVARRGKPCKIWSDNGTNFVGAKRLLNELYNHLCSQQHNNIVIDHLSKDNISWKFIPPSSPHFGGLWESGVRSIKLHLKRVIGDTILTYEEMYTLLTKIEALLNSRPMWQTSDCDPIALTPSHFLIGEAYTAVPQPDVSNSVISIKTNWSLLQAMLQGFWKRWHAEFLTSLQQRSKWQKSQPNLEVDDVVLLKEPNLPPSKWISIELPNLYTFFNRHSAFNHQRDRLA; via the coding sequence atgaataaagttATCGCAAAGCGTGGTCGTGTTAAAGGCTGTATTACTCTTACAGCAACATATGCTAGTGCGATTCCAATTTCGACGACTTCAGAGACATTAGAATTTcgtcttgaaaaacttaatgaaGCGTGGCAAGAGTTCATAACATTACAAAATGAACTTTTAGACTTTATCGGTACCAAAGATTACGTTGATCGTGAATCGGAATTTGCCGAATATGaggcaaaatattttgaaactcaCGCTTTGCTGACAGATGCGATTCGCGTTAAATCTAAAGCTCACGGGTCTAGTGAAAAGGGTATCGCTCAAGGTTACCATACGCCGTCGGAAGATTCTGATATGAGCATGCCGTACAAGTCCGTTAAATTACCAACCATTACAATTGAACCCTTTTCGGGTGAATATAAAGATTGGCCAACTTTTCGGGACATGTTCCAGGGAACTGTCGATTCGAATAGAACAATTACCAATACGCAAAAGTTACACTTTCTAAAATCGTTTCTGCGGGGAGAAGCCGCGAATCTTCTCAAACATATTCAGTGTTCGGAAAATAATTATATTGAGGCTTGGACAAGATTAGAGCAACGTTACGATCAAAAGCATCTTATCGTCCGTTCTTTTATTCATTCGTTTCTTTCGCTTCCATCATGCAATATAGCCAACGTCCAATCGCTTCGTAAGATTACCAACGGTGCTGATGAAGCTGTGCGGGGACTCAACGCGTTGGACACGAACACACGTGATCCATGGCTTATTTATCTACTTCTCCAAAAGGTAGATCAAGATACTAAGAGGGCTTGGGCTGAGGAAGTTGGTTCACGAGGTGATTCAACCATACatgaatttttagaatttcttcAAACACGTTGCCAGTGTCTTGAAGCTTGCAGTTCTTTTCCAAATCCTACCAGCACCCGAGCGGTTCGTGCGCATTTAGTGAAATCTGGTCCAAGCTGCCCAAAATGCCAAGAAGGGCACTTACTTTCAAGTTGTCAAGCCTTTAAGACCTTGAATATCGAATCTCGTCGTGAATTCGTACGAAACAAGTCACTCTGTTTCAATTGCTTGCGTTCGGGGCATGCCTCCAATAATTGTCGCCTCACAGTTCGTTGCCATTTATGCCGCTCTCGTCATCATTCTCTTCTCCATTCGTCTCAGTCTCAAAATTCTAATCAAACATCAAATCAAACttcgaattttaattcaagtcgtaATTCAAATCAAGGTTCTAATGCAGTTTCTGATTCAAATCATCAGTCGATAAATTCTAATTCTGAAAATCCAACTCCACATTCTTCAAATTCACTCATTGCAAATCATTCAATCTCATTCAAACCTAATCACCAAgtttcaacaattttaccaaCAGCTGTAGCCCGAATTCGGGATAATCAAGGACTTTATCAAATCGTGCGCGTTCTTCTCGACTCTGGTTCTCAGGTGTCATTTATAACTGAGCAAGCAGCTCAACGCCTAGGGCTCCCTCGAAAACGTTTAAGAATACCAGTAGTAGGAATTGCGTCAAAATCTGCTGGAGTAACTAATGGTTTAGTCAATCTTAACATCGTCTCTTGCTACAGTTCCGAAATGATTGATCTCAGTTGCTACGTTTTGCCTACCATCACTTCATCGCTTCCACCACTATCAATCGATCAAATTCCTCAAAATCTTTCTTCTCTGAATCTTGCTGATCCTAACTACTGCGATCCTGGTCCAATCGACATTTTGATAGGGGCTGATAGAGTTTTCAATATCATAAAGGGAGCTGCTGAAATCGAAAAAGGAGGAACTCTTACTTCGATTCCAACTATTTTTGGCTGGGTCATAGCTGGTCATCATTCACAGCACTCACCAGTAAGATCAggaattcaaacattttgtactCGGTTAGATCATGCTCAGGAGTTTGACTTAGAAAAATTCTGGAGGCTTGAGGAAGTTTCCAACGAACAACCACTGTCTCTTGAAGAACAGTTAGCTGAGGAAAACTTCGTCAAATCTCATACTCGTCTTCAAGATGGCAGATACGAAGTACAACTACCTTTCAAGTCAACAAAACTCAATTTCGGAGATTCCTTCGGTACGGCTCTAGCGCGTTTTCATTCCATTGAACGGAAGTTCAATTGCAATCCAAATCTGAAATCTGAAtacacaaaattcataaatgaaTATATTTCACTTGGACATATGGAAGAAGTACCTTCCAATGAAATTCTAAAGTCAAACAATTCAAGCTACTATTTGCCTCATCATGCAATCTTCAAAGGTGATAGTAGTACCACCAAAATCCGAGTTGTTTTCGACGCATCTGCGAAAACTCGATCGTCTCAATCTCTAAATGAAACCCTTCTTGTGGGTCCTACCATCCAACGTGACATATTTTCAATCTGTCTTAGATCTCGTCGACATGCCTATCTCATAACAGGagatattgaaaaaatgtacagGCAGATCCGGGTTTCTCGAAACCACACAGACTTTCAGCGAATTGTCTGGCGCGAAAACCCTGAAGAACCattgaaacattttcgtttGCTCACTGTCACGTACGGAACTTCGGCTGCTCCATTTTTGGCTGTAAGAGTTTTGCAACAGTTAGCTGCAGAGTCTTCAAAAACTCATCCTCGAGCATCCAAAACTCTTCTCAATGATTTTTACGTTGATGACGTCATCACCGGTTCAGACACCATTGATGATCTTATTTCTCTTCGAATTGAATTGGTGGAGTTGTTGAAATCAGCTGGATTCAACCTTCGCAAGTGGACTACGAATTGCTGGCCACTACTTATCTCTTTACCAGAGGACCAGCGCGAACTTTCACCGGTGGACTTCGAAGAATCTAATTCTGTCAAAGTTCTGGGATTGCAATGGTGCCCATCCAGAGATATCTTTTCATATAAGGTCAAATTGAATCTAGTAAATTCATGTACTAAACGCCACATCTTGTCAGATGCTTCCAAAATCTTCGATCCTTTGGGATTTCTCGCGCCGATCGTAATAGGAGTAAAAATATTGCTTCAGGAACTCTGGAGGAAGCAGATCAACTGGGATGAAGAAGTTCCAGACTCTTTATCACAGCAATGGAACAACATCAGGAACGAGCTACATATCGTGGAAAACTTCGCAATTCCAAGGATCatgctacaaaataaaaatgaatgggAACTGCACGGCTTTTGCGATGCATCCCTGGATGCATACGCAGCAGTCGTCTATTGTCGAAACATAAAACCAAATAATTCTATATCTGTTACGCTCGTTGCAGCAAAATCTAAGGTTGCCCCTTTAAAAGTTTTACCTCTTCCAAGGCTTGAGTTGTGTGGAGCCTTATTACTCGTTCGATTGcttaacaaaattaagatttcaTTACAGGAACCAGAAGTCAAAACGTTTGCCTGGACTGATTCATCCATTGTCTTGCATTGGTTGGCCGCTCCCCCAAAGAATTGGTCGGTATTCATTGGAAACCGTACATCTGAAATCCTCACATCGTTGCCGATAAAATCTTGGAATCATGTACGTTCGGCTTCTAATCCTGCAGATGCCGCTACAAGAGGATTGTTACCATCAACTTTGGAAAAAACTACCCTTTGGTGGGAGGGACCCCAATGGCTTAGTAAAACTCGAGATCAATGGCCATCATCAAGTTACAATACGGCAGATATCGACACTCAGCACTTGGAAGAAAGAAAGGTTAAACCAATCGCACAGGTATTACATTCAAATATAAACTCGAATCACCCATTTGAAACTATAATCAATAACTCTTCAAGCTGGTTTAAAGTAGTACGTGTAGCATCATACGTGTTTCGTTTCATCGAAAATTATTTCCTACCTAAGGAAAAGCAGAATTTAAATCCACTTTTCACGGAAGAGTTATTCTATGCCAAAATTCGAATCATAAAATATGTTCAatcgtctttattttattcagacattcattctttaaaaacgaaaaacgaacTTTCATCAAAAAGCAGGCTTTTAAACTTAAGTCCATTTATCGATTCTTCAGGTGTTCTTCGTGTCGGCGGTCGGCTAGAACACTCAAATCTTACCTATTCAGAAAAGCACCCCATAATTTTGTGCAAATCTCATCGAGTCGCAAAGCTAATCGTGGATTTTACACATAAAAATCACTTACATGCCGGTGCCTCGCTTTTATTCGCCTTAATCAAACAAGACTTTTATATTCTGGGTTGCAGAAATCTCGCTCGAAAGGTTGTTCGGGACTGTACTCAATGTATTCGTCAGCGTAAAGCAACATCAAAACAGCTGATGGGAAATCTTCCATCCGAACGCATTCGGTACGCTCGACCATTCAGTAGAGTAGGCTGCGATTATGCAGGTCCAATATCACTACGTTTAAATCGGGGTAGGAACCCAAAATTCGTAAAGGCTTACATAGCGCTATTCGTATGTTTCGTGACAAAGGCAATCCACATCGAACTCGTCGGTGACCTGTCATCAATTGCCTTTTTGTCAGCTCTCGACCGCTTTGTGGCCCGCCGCGGTAAACCCTGTAAGATTTGGAGCGACAACGGAACCAACTTTGTTGGTGCTAAACGTCTACTCAACGAGCTCTACAATCATCTCTGCAGTCAACAACACAACAACATCGTCATCGACCACCTGTCTAAAGACAACATCAGTTGGAAGTTTATCCCACCGTCCTCTCCACATTTCGGAGGTCTCTGGGAATCAGGTGTTCGATCCATCAAGCTGCACCTGAAACGTGTCATAGGCGATACAATACTCACCTATGAAGAAATGTACACCTTATTAACAAAAATCGAAGCTTTGCTTAATTCACGCCCAATGTGGCAAACTTCTGACTGTGACCCTATTGCCCTAACACCTTCTCATTTTTTAATAGGGGAAGCATACACAGCTGTTCCTCAACCCGATGTTTCTAACTCTGTCAtttcaattaaaactaattGGTCTCTTTTGCAGGCAATGCTTCAAGGCTTTTGGAAACGTTGGCATGCTGAATTTCTTACTTCATTGCAGCAACGCTCAAAATGGCAGAAATCGCAACCAAACCTCGAAGTTGATGATGTCGTTCTCCTCAAGGAACCCAATTTGCCTCCATCTAAGTGGATCTCCATTGAATTGCCTAATCTGTATACCTTTTTTAATCGTCACTCTGCATTCAATCACCAACGAGATCGGTTGGCTTAA
- the LOC129944958 gene encoding uncharacterized protein LOC129944958: MNKVIAKRGRVKGCITLTATYASAIPISTTSETLEFRLEKLNEAWQEFITLQNELLDFIGTKDYVDRESEFAEYEAKYFETHALLTDAIRVKSKAHGSSEKGIAQGYHTPSEDSDMSMPYKSVKLPTITIEPFSGEYKDWPTFRDMFQGTVDSNRTITNTQKLHFLKSFLRGEAANLLKHIQCSENNYIEAWTRLEQRYDQKHLIVRSFIHSFLSLPSCNIANVQSLRKITNGADEAVRGLNALDTNTRDPWLIYLLLQKVDQDTKRAWAEEVGSRGDSTIHEFLEFLQTRCQCLEACSSFPNPTSTRAVRAHLVKSGPSCPKCQEGHLLSSCQAFKTLNIESRREFVRNKSLCFNCLRSGHASNNCRLTVRCHLCRSRHHSLLHSSQSQNSNQTSNQTSNFNSSRNSNQGSNAVSDSNHQSINSNSENPTPHSSNSLIANHSISFKPNHQVSTILPTAVARIRDNQGLYQIVRVLLDSGSQVSFITEQAAQRLGLPRKRLRIPVVGIASKSAGVTNGLVNLNIVSCYSSEMIDLSCYVLPTITSSLPPLSIDQIPQNLSSLNLADPNYCDPGPIDILIGADRVFNIIKGAAEIEKGGTLTSIPTIFGWVIAGHHSQHSPVRSGIQTFCTRLDHAQEFDLEKFWRLEEVSNEQPLSLEEQLAEENFVKSHTRLQDGRYEVQLPFKSTKLNFGDSFGTALARFHSIERKFNCNPNLKSEYTKFINEYISLGHMEEVPSNEILKSNNSSYYLPHHAIFKGDSSTTKIRVVFDASAKTRSSQSLNETLLVGPTIQRDIFSICLRSRRHAYLITGDIEKMYRQIRVSRNHTDFQRIVWRENPEEPLKHFRLLTVTYGTSAAPFLAVRVLQQLAAESSKTHPRASKTLLNDFYVDDVITGSDTIDDLISLRIELVELLKSAGFNLRKWTTNCWPLLISLPEDQRELSPVDFEESNSVKVLGLQWCPSRDIFSYKVKLNLVNSCTKRHILSDASKIFDPLGFLAPIVIGVKILLQELWRKQINWDEEVPDSLSQQWNNIRNELHIVENFAIPRIMLQNKNEWELHGFCDASLDAYAAVVYCRNIKPNNSISVTLVAAKSKVAPLKVLPLPRLELCGALLLVRLLNKIKISLQEPEVKTFAWTDSSIVLHWLAAPPKNWSVFIGNRTSEILTSLPIKSWNHVRSASNPADAATRGLLPSTLEKTTLWWEGPQWLSKTRDQWPSSSYNTADIDTQHLEERKVKPIAQVLHSNINSNHPFETIINNSSSWFKVVRVASYVFRFIENYFLPKEKQNLNPLFTEELFYAKIRIIKYVQSSLFYSDIHSLKTKNELSSKSRLLNLSPFIDSSGVLRVGGRLEHSNLTYSEKHPIILCKSHRVAKLIVDFTHKNHLHAGASLLFALIKQDFYILGCRNLARKVVRDCTQCIRQRKATSKQLMGNLPSERIRYARPFSRVGCDYAGPISLRLNRGRNPKFVKAYIALFVCFVTKAIHIELVGDLSSIAFLSALDRFVARRGKPCEIWSDNGTNFVGAKRLLNELYNHLCSQQHNNIVIDHLSKDNISWKFIPPSSPHFGGLWESGVRSIKLHLKRVIGDTILTYEEMYTLLTKIEALLNSRPMWQTSDCDPIALTPSHFLIGEAYTAVPQPDVSNSVISIKTNWSLLQAMLQGFWKRWHAEFLTSLQQRSKWQKSQPNLEVDDVVLLKEPNLPPSKWISIELPNLYTFFNRHSAFNHQRDRLA, encoded by the coding sequence atgaataaagttATCGCAAAGCGTGGTCGTGTTAAAGGCTGTATTACTCTTACAGCAACATATGCTAGTGCGATTCCAATTTCGACGACTTCAGAGACATTAGAATTTcgtcttgaaaaacttaatgaaGCGTGGCAAGAGTTCATAACATTACAAAATGAACTTTTAGACTTTATCGGTACCAAAGATTACGTTGATCGTGAATCGGAATTTGCCGAATATGaggcaaaatattttgaaactcaCGCTTTGCTGACAGATGCGATTCGCGTTAAATCTAAAGCTCACGGGTCTAGTGAAAAGGGTATCGCTCAAGGTTACCATACGCCGTCGGAAGATTCTGATATGAGCATGCCGTACAAGTCCGTTAAATTACCAACCATTACAATTGAACCCTTTTCGGGTGAATATAAAGATTGGCCAACTTTTCGGGACATGTTCCAGGGAACTGTCGATTCGAATAGAACAATTACCAATACGCAAAAGTTACACTTTCTAAAATCGTTTCTGCGGGGAGAAGCCGCGAATCTTCTCAAACATATTCAGTGTTCGGAAAATAATTATATTGAGGCTTGGACAAGATTAGAGCAACGTTACGATCAAAAGCATCTTATCGTCCGTTCTTTTATTCATTCGTTTCTTTCGCTTCCATCATGCAATATAGCCAACGTCCAATCGCTTCGTAAGATTACCAACGGTGCTGATGAAGCTGTGCGGGGACTCAACGCGTTGGACACGAACACACGTGATCCATGGCTTATTTATCTACTTCTCCAAAAGGTAGATCAAGATACTAAGAGGGCTTGGGCTGAGGAAGTTGGTTCACGAGGTGATTCAACCATACatgaatttttagaatttcttcAAACACGTTGCCAGTGTCTTGAAGCTTGCAGTTCTTTTCCAAATCCTACCAGCACCCGAGCGGTTCGTGCGCATTTAGTGAAATCTGGTCCAAGCTGCCCAAAATGCCAAGAAGGGCACTTACTTTCAAGTTGTCAAGCCTTTAAAACCTTGAATATCGAATCTCGTCGTGAATTCGTACGAAACAAGTCACTCTGTTTCAATTGCTTGCGTTCGGGGCATGCCTCCAATAATTGTCGCCTCACAGTTCGTTGCCATTTATGCCGCTCTCGTCATCATTCTCTTCTCCATTCGTCTCAGTCTCAAAATTCTAATCAAACATCAAATCAAACttcgaattttaattcaagtcgtaATTCAAATCAAGGTTCTAATGCAGTTTCTGATTCAAATCATCAGTCGATAAATTCTAATTCTGAAAATCCAACTCCACATTCTTCAAATTCACTCATTGCAAATCATTCAATCTCATTCAAACCTAATCACCAAgtttcaacaattttaccaaCAGCTGTAGCCCGAATTCGGGATAATCAAGGACTTTATCAAATCGTGCGCGTTCTTCTCGACTCTGGTTCTCAGGTGTCATTTATAACTGAGCAAGCAGCTCAACGCCTAGGGCTCCCTCGAAAACGTTTAAGAATACCAGTAGTAGGAATTGCGTCAAAATCTGCTGGAGTAACTAATGGTTTAGTCAATCTTAACATCGTCTCTTGCTACAGTTCCGAAATGATTGATCTCAGTTGCTACGTTTTGCCTACCATCACTTCATCGCTTCCACCACTATCAATCGATCAAATTCCTCAAAATCTTTCTTCTCTGAATCTTGCTGATCCTAACTACTGCGATCCTGGTCCAATCGACATTTTGATAGGGGCTGATAGAGTTTTCAATATCATAAAGGGAGCTGCTGAAATCGAAAAAGGAGGAACTCTTACTTCGATTCCAACTATTTTTGGCTGGGTCATAGCTGGTCATCATTCACAGCACTCACCAGTAAGATCAggaattcaaacattttgtactCGGTTAGATCATGCTCAGGAGTTTGACTTAGAAAAATTCTGGAGGCTTGAGGAAGTTTCCAACGAACAACCACTGTCTCTTGAAGAACAGTTAGCTGAGGAAAACTTCGTCAAATCTCATACTCGTCTTCAAGATGGCAGATACGAAGTACAACTACCTTTCAAGTCAACAAAACTCAATTTCGGAGATTCCTTCGGTACGGCTCTAGCGCGTTTTCATTCCATTGAACGGAAGTTCAATTGCAATCCAAATCTGAAATCTGAAtacacaaaattcataaatgaaTATATTTCACTTGGACATATGGAAGAAGTACCTTCCAATGAAATTCTAAAGTCAAACAATTCAAGCTACTATTTGCCTCATCATGCAATCTTCAAAGGTGATAGTAGTACCACCAAAATCCGAGTTGTTTTCGACGCATCTGCGAAAACTCGATCGTCTCAATCTCTAAATGAAACCCTTCTTGTGGGTCCTACCATCCAACGTGACATATTTTCAATCTGTCTTAGATCTCGTCGACATGCCTATCTCATAACAGGagatattgaaaaaatgtacagGCAGATCCGGGTTTCTCGAAACCACACAGACTTTCAGCGAATTGTCTGGCGCGAAAACCCTGAAGAACCattgaaacattttcgtttGCTCACTGTCACGTACGGAACTTCGGCTGCTCCATTTTTGGCTGTAAGAGTTTTGCAACAGTTAGCTGCAGAGTCTTCAAAAACTCATCCTCGAGCATCCAAAACTCTTCTCAATGATTTTTACGTTGATGACGTCATCACCGGTTCAGACACCATTGATGATCTTATTTCTCTTCGAATTGAATTGGTGGAGTTGTTGAAATCAGCTGGATTCAACCTTCGCAAGTGGACTACGAATTGCTGGCCACTACTTATCTCTTTACCAGAGGACCAGCGCGAACTTTCACCGGTGGACTTCGAAGAATCTAATTCTGTCAAAGTTCTGGGATTGCAATGGTGCCCATCCAGAGATATCTTTTCATATAAGGTCAAATTGAATCTAGTAAATTCATGTACTAAACGCCACATCTTGTCAGATGCTTCCAAAATCTTCGATCCTTTGGGATTTCTCGCGCCGATCGTAATAGGAGTAAAAATATTGCTTCAGGAACTCTGGAGGAAGCAGATCAACTGGGATGAAGAAGTTCCAGACTCTTTATCACAGCAATGGAACAACATCAGGAACGAGCTACATATCGTGGAAAACTTCGCAATTCCAAGGATCatgctacaaaataaaaatgaatgggAACTGCACGGCTTTTGCGATGCATCCCTGGATGCATACGCAGCAGTCGTCTATTGTCGAAACATAAAACCAAATAATTCTATATCTGTTACGCTCGTTGCAGCAAAATCTAAGGTTGCCCCTTTAAAAGTTTTACCTCTTCCAAGGCTTGAGTTGTGTGGAGCCTTATTACTCGTTCGATTGcttaacaaaattaagatttcaTTACAGGAACCAGAAGTCAAAACGTTTGCCTGGACTGATTCATCCATTGTCTTGCATTGGTTGGCCGCTCCCCCAAAGAATTGGTCGGTATTCATTGGAAACCGTACATCTGAAATCCTCACATCGTTGCCGATAAAATCTTGGAATCATGTACGTTCGGCTTCTAATCCTGCAGATGCCGCTACAAGAGGATTGTTACCATCAACTTTGGAAAAAACTACCCTTTGGTGGGAGGGACCCCAATGGCTTAGTAAAACTCGAGATCAATGGCCATCATCAAGTTACAATACGGCAGATATCGACACTCAGCACTTGGAAGAAAGAAAGGTTAAACCAATCGCACAGGTATTACATTCAAATATAAACTCGAATCACCCATTTGAAACTATAATCAATAACTCTTCAAGCTGGTTTAAAGTAGTACGTGTAGCATCATACGTGTTTCGTTTCATCGAAAATTATTTCCTACCTAAGGAAAAGCAGAATTTAAATCCACTTTTCACGGAAGAGTTATTCTATGCCAAAATTCGAATCATAAAATATGTTCAatcgtctttattttattcagacattcattctttaaaaacgaaaaacgaacTTTCATCAAAAAGCAGGCTTTTAAACTTAAGTCCATTTATCGATTCTTCAGGTGTTCTTCGTGTCGGCGGTCGGCTAGAACACTCAAATCTTACCTATTCAGAAAAGCACCCCATAATTTTGTGCAAATCTCATCGAGTCGCAAAGCTAATCGTGGATTTTACACATAAAAATCACTTACATGCCGGTGCCTCGCTTTTATTCGCCTTAATCAAACAAGACTTTTATATTCTGGGTTGCAGAAATCTCGCTCGAAAGGTTGTTCGGGACTGTACTCAATGTATTCGTCAGCGTAAAGCAACATCAAAACAGCTGATGGGAAATCTTCCATCCGAACGCATTCGGTACGCTCGACCATTCAGTAGAGTAGGCTGCGATTATGCAGGTCCAATATCACTACGTTTAAATCGGGGTAGGAACCCAAAATTCGTAAAGGCTTACATAGCGCTATTCGTATGTTTCGTGACAAAGGCAATCCACATCGAACTCGTCGGTGACCTGTCATCAATTGCCTTTTTGTCAGCTCTCGACCGCTTTGTGGCCCGCCGCGGTAAACCCTGTGAGATTTGGAGCGACAACGGAACCAACTTTGTTGGTGCTAAACGTCTACTCAACGAGCTCTACAATCATCTCTGCAGTCAACAACACAACAACATCGTCATCGACCACCTGTCTAAAGACAACATCAGTTGGAAGTTTATCCCACCGTCCTCTCCACATTTCGGAGGTCTCTGGGAATCAGGTGTTCGATCCATCAAGCTGCACCTGAAACGTGTCATAGGCGATACAATACTCACCTATGAAGAAATGTACACCTTATTAACAAAAATCGAAGCTTTGCTTAATTCACGCCCAATGTGGCAAACTTCTGACTGTGACCCTATTGCCCTAACACCTTCTCATTTTTTAATAGGGGAAGCATACACAGCTGTTCCTCAACCCGATGTTTCTAACTCTGTCAtttcaattaaaactaattGGTCTCTTTTGCAGGCAATGCTTCAAGGCTTTTGGAAACGTTGGCATGCTGAATTTCTTACTTCATTGCAGCAACGCTCAAAATGGCAGAAATCGCAACCAAACCTCGAAGTTGATGATGTCGTTCTCCTCAAGGAACCCAATTTGCCTCCATCTAAGTGGATCTCCATTGAATTGCCTAATCTGTATACCTTTTTTAATCGTCACTCTGCATTCAATCACCAACGAGATCGGTTGGCTTAA